A stretch of Ferribacterium limneticum DNA encodes these proteins:
- a CDS encoding ExeA family protein produces MYLDHFGLTELPFSITPDTSFTVVTRSHQEALNTLLVALNSGEGFIKITGEVGTGKSLLCRRLLQALPEGSISAYLPNPYLAPRTLLLALAEELGVEVDASSDDYHLQKSVNHALLNYAAAERQVVVCIDEAQAMPLETLESLRLLSNLETEKRKLLQIVLFGQPELDRKLAEPSVRQLLQRIAFHYQLSGLAREEVAKYLAHRLRVAGYRGEDVFGPRAVRCLHRASRGTPRLLNILAHKSLLSVYGEGKHAVAASHVRQAAGDTEGAASAGWW; encoded by the coding sequence TTGTATCTTGATCACTTCGGCCTGACCGAGCTGCCCTTCAGTATCACGCCGGATACCAGTTTCACGGTCGTCACGCGCAGCCATCAGGAAGCGCTCAATACCCTGCTCGTTGCCCTGAATAGCGGCGAGGGCTTCATCAAGATCACCGGCGAGGTCGGTACTGGCAAATCACTGCTGTGTCGCCGATTGCTGCAGGCACTACCAGAAGGCAGCATTTCCGCCTATCTGCCCAATCCCTATCTGGCGCCACGCACGCTATTGCTGGCCTTGGCCGAAGAGCTGGGCGTCGAAGTGGATGCCAGTAGCGATGATTACCACCTGCAGAAAAGCGTCAATCATGCCCTGCTCAACTATGCGGCAGCGGAACGACAGGTAGTTGTCTGCATCGACGAGGCGCAGGCCATGCCGCTGGAGACGTTGGAGTCGCTGCGTCTGCTGTCCAATCTGGAAACCGAGAAGCGCAAGCTGCTGCAGATCGTCCTGTTCGGCCAGCCTGAACTCGATCGCAAGCTGGCCGAACCCTCGGTTCGCCAGTTGTTGCAGCGCATCGCGTTTCATTACCAGTTGAGTGGCTTGGCTCGGGAAGAGGTGGCCAAATATCTGGCCCACCGTCTGCGCGTGGCGGGTTATCGGGGTGAGGATGTTTTCGGGCCGCGTGCGGTGCGCTGCCTGCACCGGGCCAGCCGTGGCACGCCGCGTCTGCTCAATATCCTGGCCCATAAATCCTTGCTGTCGGTTTATGGTGAGGGCAAACATGCTGTAGCGGCCAGCCATGTCCGTCAGGCCGCCGGCGATACCGAAGGTGCTGCTTCGGCCGGATGGTGGTGA
- the mshL gene encoding pilus (MSHA type) biogenesis protein MshL — protein MSKILIVAMSVLLLAACSNQHSRRGDAFDRAGQEVGAAAAGKTNRSQGDVVGQAMVPPLQLEQPVAAKPEPRFNLAVNNAPVGQVLNALVSGTPYSMLFPPELSGTVSLNLKNTTVRDALETLRDVYGYDYRFQGNRIYVQPNTIQTRLFKINYLANRRLGTSDMRVTGSSPTTSNSGTPTTASAGQQTSGTTGGTTGGTAQRVVDSARVQTTSDFDFWKDLTVALSTIVGNQDGRNVIVNPGSGVVLVKATPVELRGVDEYLKATQLVVERQVMLEAKIIEVSLNDSYQTGINWSKFGGIANRFSLGVVAPSATLAGSGAISGSAAGISGGTSVAAVPGSGGAVGTGPTGRGFFGLTFQSNNFAALLSFLEGQGDVQVLSSPRIATTNNQKAVLKVGTDDYFVTGISTNVTTGTGTAGNVVTPNITLQPFFSGISLDVTPQIDDEGNIILHVHPSVSVVEEKSKSVNLGDLGTYTLPLASSTINESDSIVRVQDGSIVAIGGLMSQEQNTSRYGLPGISGVPGLGLLFGQKSVSNRKRELVILMKSTVIRGENSWREVAGESQERMQALDPRQQRHIEWQ, from the coding sequence ATGAGCAAGATTTTGATAGTCGCTATGTCGGTGCTTCTGCTGGCCGCCTGCAGCAACCAGCATTCGCGTCGTGGGGATGCGTTCGACCGCGCCGGTCAGGAAGTCGGCGCCGCCGCGGCCGGCAAGACGAACCGCTCGCAAGGCGATGTTGTTGGCCAGGCCATGGTGCCGCCACTGCAGCTTGAGCAGCCGGTTGCTGCCAAGCCGGAGCCACGTTTCAATCTGGCGGTGAATAACGCGCCGGTTGGTCAGGTGCTCAATGCGCTGGTTTCCGGCACGCCTTACAGCATGCTCTTCCCGCCCGAGTTGTCAGGGACAGTCAGCCTGAACCTGAAGAACACGACGGTGCGCGATGCGCTTGAGACGCTGCGCGATGTCTATGGCTACGATTACCGTTTCCAGGGCAACCGGATTTACGTGCAGCCGAATACCATCCAGACCCGCCTGTTCAAGATCAATTACCTGGCCAATCGCCGACTGGGCACGAGCGACATGCGGGTGACCGGCAGCTCGCCGACGACTTCGAATTCTGGCACGCCCACCACGGCGAGTGCCGGGCAGCAAACCAGTGGCACGACGGGCGGCACGACAGGCGGCACCGCTCAGCGTGTCGTTGACAGCGCCCGCGTCCAGACGACATCGGATTTCGATTTCTGGAAAGATCTGACCGTGGCGCTATCGACCATCGTCGGTAACCAGGATGGTCGCAACGTCATCGTCAATCCGGGCTCCGGGGTCGTGCTGGTCAAGGCGACGCCGGTCGAGCTGCGGGGCGTGGACGAATACCTGAAGGCCACCCAGCTGGTCGTCGAGCGCCAGGTGATGCTGGAGGCGAAGATCATCGAGGTCTCGCTGAACGATTCGTACCAGACCGGTATCAACTGGAGCAAGTTCGGCGGCATCGCCAACCGTTTCTCGCTGGGGGTCGTCGCACCGAGTGCGACGCTGGCCGGTTCCGGTGCGATCAGCGGGTCGGCAGCCGGCATCTCCGGTGGCACCTCGGTCGCTGCCGTACCGGGTAGCGGCGGTGCCGTGGGTACCGGGCCGACGGGGCGCGGCTTCTTCGGCCTGACCTTCCAGTCCAACAATTTCGCCGCGCTGCTTTCCTTCCTCGAAGGGCAGGGCGACGTGCAGGTGCTGTCCAGCCCGCGCATCGCGACGACCAACAACCAGAAGGCCGTGCTCAAGGTCGGGACCGACGATTACTTCGTGACCGGCATCAGCACCAATGTAACGACCGGCACCGGTACCGCCGGCAATGTCGTGACTCCGAATATCACGCTGCAGCCTTTCTTCTCCGGCATCTCGCTCGACGTGACGCCGCAGATCGACGATGAAGGCAACATCATCCTGCATGTTCATCCCTCGGTCAGTGTGGTCGAAGAGAAGAGCAAGAGCGTCAATCTTGGCGATCTTGGCACCTACACGCTGCCGCTGGCATCGAGCACGATCAACGAGAGCGACAGCATCGTCCGCGTCCAGGATGGCAGCATCGTCGCCATTGGCGGACTGATGAGCCAGGAACAGAACACCAGCCGCTACGGCCTGCCGGGCATCAGCGGCGTACCGGGCCTTGGCCTGTTGTTCGGCCAGAAGAGTGTTTCCAACCGTAAGCGCGAACTGGTCATCCTGATGAAGTCGACGGTCATCCGGGGCGAAAACTCCTGGCGCGAGGTTGCCGGTGAATCGCAGGAGCGCATGCAGGCGCTCGACCCGCGGCAGCAACGTCACATCGAGTGGCAGTAA